A section of the Chryseobacterium scophthalmum genome encodes:
- a CDS encoding lipase family protein, whose product MTYNDYQMTFIMAMMANFAQPQKNATDPASAAQAIQKDFADKLPGIIAAADFPVDVTVAWGPYVVVEPKDINKDGTATATNTMIVFKYPSQTVAGVNEYVISIAGTKATSIFDEINEDLLGGKIADWPYCSQSNNIKISHGTLNGIDLLLSLNSDNSITNYFSKLNDPNAIITVAGHSLGGALSPALALVLFGATTSFSEIPAQAKSQNWTTRTYALAGPDVGNSYYVDYLQATFPPQAEPAVKWQQFNCKIWNSLDIVPQVWSKGFESYIDTIYGSELNTPAAVKDLLFTLNTTLVSLNGFVNPYACSDPNREGQFAGTFQTALPTNGPMISDDCSDGACSSTPKSIAECNFVGQILYQHINAYFEEIGVTNFLNSVTAGLQPASVCGIKKKLLPL is encoded by the coding sequence ATGACTTACAATGATTATCAAATGACATTCATCATGGCTATGATGGCAAATTTCGCACAACCGCAAAAAAATGCTACAGATCCTGCTTCTGCTGCACAGGCCATTCAGAAAGACTTTGCCGACAAATTGCCTGGAATTATCGCTGCTGCTGATTTCCCGGTAGATGTTACCGTAGCTTGGGGACCTTATGTCGTTGTAGAACCTAAGGATATAAATAAAGACGGCACTGCAACTGCCACAAATACCATGATCGTTTTTAAATATCCCAGTCAGACGGTTGCGGGTGTCAATGAATATGTAATATCTATTGCGGGTACTAAAGCAACTTCCATCTTTGATGAAATAAATGAAGATTTGCTGGGCGGTAAAATTGCAGACTGGCCTTATTGTTCTCAAAGCAATAACATCAAAATCTCTCATGGTACATTAAACGGTATTGATCTTTTGCTTAGTTTGAATTCCGATAACTCAATTACAAACTATTTCTCCAAGCTCAATGACCCGAACGCTATTATCACTGTAGCCGGACATAGCTTAGGCGGAGCATTATCTCCGGCACTGGCACTTGTACTCTTTGGTGCTACTACTTCCTTTTCCGAAATACCCGCACAAGCTAAAAGCCAAAACTGGACAACAAGAACCTATGCCTTAGCAGGCCCAGATGTAGGCAATAGCTACTATGTTGACTACCTGCAGGCAACTTTTCCACCACAGGCTGAACCTGCAGTGAAGTGGCAGCAGTTTAACTGCAAAATCTGGAATAGTCTTGACATCGTTCCACAAGTATGGTCAAAAGGTTTTGAGTCATATATCGATACTATTTACGGCAGTGAACTCAATACACCTGCGGCAGTCAAAGATCTTTTATTCACACTTAATACCACTCTGGTATCCTTAAACGGATTTGTTAATCCCTATGCCTGTTCTGACCCTAACAGAGAGGGGCAATTTGCAGGGACCTTTCAGACAGCATTACCTACAAATGGACCGATGATCTCTGATGACTGTTCCGATGGCGCCTGCTCATCAACCCCAAAGTCGATTGCAGAATGCAATTTTGTCGGTCAGATACTCTATCAGCATATCAATGCATATTTTGAAGAAATCGGTGTAACCAACTTTCTCAATTCTGTGACTGCAGGACTTCAACCAGCTAGCGTATGCGGTATTAAGAAAAAGCTGTTGCCCTTATAG